The Festucalex cinctus isolate MCC-2025b chromosome 12, RoL_Fcin_1.0, whole genome shotgun sequence genome segment ACTGGGTACCAGAAATCATTGTCTGCATAAGAGACGGAAAAAAATAATGGGAAGACTGGATTTTCATTGACATTCAGcagagcacatgtgatgtcacaaCATTAAGATCCCAGTGATGGCTTCACCAGGGATCCTAACCAGATGCCACCTCATCTGGCGCCTCTCGATGCTCTGAGCCTCTCACAGCTGATCGAGCTTCTCTAAGTGAGAGCGTGATGGTGGCTACATAACTAGAAATGGAAATATGTAATGTAGGAATGCATTAGGAATAATGGgtggagttattcagcattttggcgAATATTGGTATCtgccttttaaaaaagaaaaaatctagtaGCCGATAGTGGATCAATTTGAAACTATGTTAAAGCTGCACTTTAATTCACAATTtgaccaaaaatatctttacaatagcctttttatttgaccatttatgactgaaatttttttaattagtagattaacaccttagctgttcataatGAGAACTCCTGCAATCCTCTgtccaatagttttcagactgtcTGCGGATATGATGTCATGTGCACGTTGTGTTTGTGAAGGAAAAatacagtttcatttttcgaccacaggtggcagtagttattcgaaattcaattttctgcattcattcatttcatttacatttttagttaattttataaGAAATTCTTCTGACCTTAGaaactcagctttttttttttttaattaaaactaaaatacatgaaaatttaacatttcagctattttgaaattttggaaaactttagggTGCCATTTATTTGTTGATgatttcatttaactttttaagaaatACTGATGACCCTGGGAGCtccctggattttttttttttttactttttttgtttttagaattttgaaataaagatgtctattgtctaagataaaaaaaatatatatatatgaaaagttATTCAACACACATATGCTTAAAAGACATTTCAACAAAGTTAAGAATTGAagtttgcatttgtatttttttttttatgtcaatatTTTCCCTTGAGTGAAAGTGAATGTCGGCTTTCGACCTCCCCGATTAACAATAGTCCGTCCttgaggaggagaaaaaaaagaaaaaagaaagcagTACATATGTCGTCAGAGAATCTattgcagtggtgtcaaacatacggcccgcgggccggatcaggcccgcgggccggatcaggcccgcaaatgggtttaatccggcccgcgagataattttgttgttaaaaaataaataaattaaaaaaaaaaaaaaaaattgtaatgtccgactaattaatcagccagccacaatcaaaacatataactttgtaatttcacaagcagtcatcagatgaccaatgcaacttgtccagggaatcgtcgtccgggatgtcattattttacacacaactttaactacagtttaattattattattatttttttgtaatcatacaccaacataaatgtgttaaatacgacacaaattcaattactggtaacacaaatagatatgacaaggataaacgtccttataacatcattaactgcgccatgcagtgcattctgggaacaatatatatgcaaaacaggtcgatttcacACGTCCagaatgtataccggcaaagtgttgctgtgttctatttgcatttgtgttatttttcggaaaaatatgattacaattgagctccgtaatttaggtctggtctacgaaaatctgcgtataaatgacagcaattgtttttaagttatataccgttatttttccgatgcggcccacttgataatatattttcctccatgcggcccctaagCTAgcgtgagtttgacacccctgatctattgACTGTGTCAAATTTCTTCAAGGCCCATGAACTAACAAGATCATGACAGCGCCAAAGACTTATGACTCTCCATAACAACCGGTTCCGAAAGAACAGAAGCAAATTACACCGTGCATTTTGTGCAAGTACCCCAGAAGGTTGTACTGACCTAACTCCAGCTTCCACAGGGAGTCCTTGCACGAGTCCTGATCTGAAGCTTCTCCACCAATAAGAATGGCAGTGTCAGGATCGCTGAGGCACATCGAGTGGCTCCGTCGCTTTGACGGACATGCTGAAACTAACGCAaatcatcaacatttttttcttttatatatacacattttatttttttttgtttctgaccTTCTCTAGCCCCCGTCTTTATCTGCACAGTCATTTCTTCCTGGCTGTTCATCCTGGACAGCCTCATTTTCTTGGGAGTCAAAGCTCGCTCGACATCCTCTGAGCTCCATATTAAACAGCCTCTCCCACTGAGGACACTCCGTCTGGGGGTCTCATCCTTTCAAAGGAAGTCACAAAATAAACATCCTCTCAACAATTTCACATTATGCATTTAGGCCTTGACTTTGTATAGTCTATATTACTCAGAAAAtgtctgactttttgaacaagtTGCTATTATTTAACAAGGAGCTGAACGGCAAAATTGATCACAGGCGTTGGTGCGATTCGAAACTTGAGATTATCCCTTAAAACAGATGCAACTCACAAGCACAATATTTACTGAAAGCCTGTCTCTTACAGTCGGCCAAAGTGAAGGTTTACTTCCCGTGGCCGAAGTGCTGGTATCAACTTTATCGACCTGGATCGCACCATAGCAAACACTGTCAGCCAACTGTGAAGAGTTGAGGGTCACCTGCCAAGAAAGGTGCGGGTGAATTGGACTGAAGCGGCACACGTGAACGGTCTTCAAGCCCATCGTCTCACCGTGTCATTTGCAACGCTTTGGTGTGAAGTGTGTGAGAGATCTGCGGTGTTGAGCAGTTCTGGGAACAGACATTTCTGCGCTCGTGGAGTACTGCTGTTTAAGACGCTGCCTTGGTCCTGGAACTGTTTCAAGGAGACATATCGGACCTTATTAACAATGTGACAAAATGAGAAAAAGGGGAGTGACAAGATCCATCCAGTAGTACCTGAGAAACAACATTACTCGAGAAACAACCTCTTGTTCGAATCCATTGAAATCTACTGTTGAGATTCCTCATTGATCACTGCAACATCTCAGATGGGATAGCTGGGATTCCATCATTGTTTGATtgtaaatatgaataaaatatttttcttccacactcttggttttattggattgttacaaagtgtttgttttttttgtgtgtgtgtcaccaTATACTTCAAACTTAggttgttgcattctattagttcaccacgagATGGCAAAATATTAATCTACTTCTACACACATAAGAAACACGTAATAAGAAATAAGCCCCAAATCGAACTCAGCAGGTCAATTATAtttaggtgtgaatttttgtagAGATATGTTAAGAAAATAATAGTTATACAGTTATACTCCAATTTGAAggtacttttttggggggggtcggATTTACAATaggcaaaaagaacaaaaacattacCCATTTTGTTTTCTCCATTCATTGATTGAGTTGTTTTTCTCCACACAAAAGTTCAATATCTCTGGAATCCATCATCcgattttcaaaattgtttggtgtgttgtactCAGGTAGAAGTGGCCATTCCAACACAACGCATTCAGTATTTTGTAAGATTTTCATCACACTTAGGTAAATCTTGTCACGTCGTTGCTATTTAAAAACACTAAAGAAGCCTTCACCACCCCAAGTAAAACTTTAGAGCTGCTTTAGGCCAGGGGACCCTGGTCCTCAAGAGCCGCTGTCCCGCCTGTTTCCCATGtcttcctccaacacagctgactcgtTATCATCATTATCTTCAACAGCAAGCTCTGtaaaagcctgataacgatccagttcatcaaatcagctgtattggtggagggaaacatggaagacgggcaggacagtggctctcgaggaccaggacTGCTTTAGGCCAATATTGCAGATTGTATTTTGGCCTTAAATGGTGGCCCCTGACTCCCcacaatttaattaaatatacacagaaattaagtACCTGTCCACACACTGTGAGCACGATCTTCCCATAAACTCCTCTCCTGCCTAATTGTGCTGCCTCCACCACGATGTCAGAGCTCCAGTCACCCTCAAACGTCAAACACCTGCAACAGGAGAGAGGAGAGCATCCACGAGGTCATCCTCAACGCAAAAACAACAAGTTTCGTCCCACAAGCACCTGTCTTGAGAAGTGAGCGTGCCAATGTTCTGAGGCCGCACGTTGGCGCTGACCACGACCTCCGCGTCGATGGTAGTCCCGTCGCAACCCCAGTCGCCGAGGCCGAAGATAACCAGCTGTTTCGGCAGAGGTAGCGGGACGTGGACATGGAAGCATCTTCGGTTTGATTTGCTGCACGACGACCAAAGAGTCCAGCCAACATGTTTCCACGAATCAATTACGAGACAGAGAAAAATAACTGTTAAACGTTTAGATACCTGATAAACTGTCGCGGCGCGTCACGCAGAGACCACAGGACATAAAAGTTGAGCATTCCcgtgatttatttatatattttttaaactcacaTTCCCACAAAGATCGTAATGTTAGCTAAACTTGGCTCATTAAAAGGACAGGCCTCTCGtaacctctgattggttgagaacACGGAAGTAACGAAAGGTGTGCACCTGACCCTTAACCTTCTAATGACAGCCTACATCTGATCCATCGTCCCTCGTACAATTAAATGTACTTTTGTTTGGATACAATGATAACAAGTATAGCTCAATAAGAGTTTAAGAGCTGATATTTAGCCTTTTTTtcgtgataattttttttttatcaatagcTGTATTAGACATTCATGTTTAGTTGTCTGTTACTCACATGATACACCCATAAAGTTAAGGAAAACAAGATGGCCTAACAGTTTCCCATGACTGCACAGTAGACTAAATACGCCAGTGCGGTCATTTTTGTACTCATATCTGTTAACAAGCATATCCTTTCAATTTTCTGGCTTCAAATGGACAAGTACAAGAAACTATTAACAATTTTCTTAATAAAACAAGTCTAGCCTTTCAATTTTCTGGCTTTTATTTAACAAGTGTATAAAGACAAGAAAACGTAGACAactacaataaaaatataaaacatatgaTAGAAAAATATCAGTAAATTTTCATTTATCTGGGAGAAGAGAAATGCAACTCAAAACCACAGTTGGTGGTCACAGGAAAAAAAGAGCATCTTTTACAAATTTACGATGATGTCAATGTCCTTGGATTTTCTGTACCAGATGATGCAGCTCAAAACAAGGAGAGAAAAGAAGATGCCGGCTGTGCTGGCTGCAATGATTGCAATGTACTTCACCGAATTCAGGTCGGGAAGAATGTCCACCTCTGTGACTGTCAGCTTCACCTTCTTCTGGTCCAGTTCTGGTAGATTCTTCACCATGCACCGATATATCTTGGAGTCCGCCACACGGACATTTCTGATGATGATAGAGGCGTCTCCATTTTGGTACTCAGTTGATGCGAAACTGACCCTCCCGTCCAATGGTTTGTACTGAGCAGGATACAATCTGCCGTTCGTAAACCAAAGGATGTTCTCGTCCTCAGGTGCAACAGTCCACTCGATCTCCATGCGCTGTACGGTGTTCATGGTGTGGTAGTACTTGCAGTCCAGCTTCACATCTGATCCACTGGTGGCATTGTACTCGGTCGTATCCATGCGGATTTCCAGAGTGTGAATTGGACCACTGCTGGAAAGCACTCCCAGGAGGATAAAAGGCCAAAGGAGGCACCACATCATCACCATCTACACAAATATACAAACACATTCACATTATTAACTTGTCCTTTGCATTATTACAAGTCTAAAAGATATAAATCAGCAATGTTCATGCTGTCAAAAACATATACGCGACATCAACAACTTTGCATTGCAAGTGTACAAATAAAAAGATAACTTTCATTTGACTAAGTCATTCCTTACCTGCTCTCTTTTTctgaaggaagaaaggaagttGCAGCCCCAACAACAGCACACGCTCGATTGTAGTATTTCTGCTTAATGCCGGTTTGTCTCAAGTCACAGTGAACCCCATGCATTACTTTTATAGGTGGGAGGAGATAAACGCATCAAAGAGATaaaagaggatgatgatgatgcgtaTGAGTATGACCAGCCATCAAAGAGATCaaagaggatgatgatgatgatgcgtaTGAGTATGACCAAGGCATCAAAGATATCAAAGAGTATGTCTTTCATCTTACTCTCATTCATTTACtgacagcagaaaaacaaatttcaaaacaaaacttttcagGATATGGTGAGCTGAGGTCACCAtaactgatgatgtcatcttctacAACTCTAACAGCTATTTGCACTATTGCTGCTGTTTGTACTTTTAGTTCTACTTCTACTGATTATACAGCTATACAAaagctgctgctgttgtgtgtGAAGCTGCTAGCTTGCGTTGCCTTTTAGCTAGTAGCCAAGTACTTACTGAAGCTCTTAGGCTGGAAGCTGTCAATGAGATTtaataatgaagaaaaaaaaagagccaaaaaCTATTCTTATTCTTCTCCGGCTTGGACCCATATCAGGCTTCCTATCAGTGTTGTCTAATAATTGTTACTAGATTTGGACCACAGGCAGTGGTGGCCAAGTAGTTAGAACATTtccctcacagttctgaggttcagtGTTAGCATTTTGACTCCCTGTGTTTGGCTATTGGTGAGTTTTCCCCCCCAGTCCCCACtatcagaggtggcaaatccaggtccagaaagtagaaACCGTGCCAGATGGTGttagccccaggtgctagctagctagctcaatTGGTGCTCATTTACCTGTAagggagctagctagttagcatcaggggctaaaaaaaacaaaacaaactgtggCAGAGTTTTTACTTTGTGGACCGGGATTTGCCAATGCCACCTCTAACCACAatataaacatccatccatccatccatccatccatccatccatccatccatccatccatccatccatccatccatccatccatccatccatcttcttaaccgcttcctCCTCACAATTATAGACTG includes the following:
- the LOC144031969 gene encoding uncharacterized protein LOC144031969 isoform X2, producing MLNFYVLWSLRDAPRQFISKSNRRCFHVHVPLPLPKQLVIFGLGDWGCDGTTIDAEVVVSANVRPQNIGTLTSQDRCLTFEGDWSSDIVVEAAQLGRRGVYGKIVLTVCGQFQDQGSVLNSSTPRAQKCLFPELLNTADLSHTSHQSVANDTVTLNSSQLADSVCYGAIQVDKVDTSTSATGSKPSLWPTVRDRLSVNIDETPRRSVLSGRGCLIWSSEDVERALTPKKMRLSRMNSQEEMTVQIKTGAREVSACPSKRRSHSMCLSDPDTAILIGGEASDQDSCKDSLWKLELDNDFWYPVSSSTSGPAPPCARGHSATYDPESKSIFVYGGLREGQRYSELYILNTLTWKWNLVKAKGNVPTLAYHSAAFYNKELFVFGGLNPIPSSGEKSCSNALYIFNPEFQLWYKPIVDGVKPLPRFGHSITLLSQRFVIFGGRKTATYLNDLHILDLGFMEYTAVKCGNMPPLPRGFHAALPVSDNRILVSGGCSAIGALRDVHVFNIDTNMWSSVASSELSLKPRAGHSMIDLTSSTTSAHSQTQRQDESVKVHCTLLVFGGSDCSGTFYNDTVKCTVEIPL
- the LOC144031969 gene encoding uncharacterized protein LOC144031969 isoform X1; translation: MLNFYVLWSLRDAPRQFISKSNRRCFHVHVPLPLPKQLVIFGLGDWGCDGTTIDAEVVVSANVRPQNIGTLTSQDRCLTFEGDWSSDIVVEAAQLGRRGVYGKIVLTVCGQFQDQGSVLNSSTPRAQKCLFPELLNTADLSHTSHQSVANDTVTLNSSQLADSVCYGAIQVDKVDTSTSATGSKPSLWPTVRDRLSVNIVLDETPRRSVLSGRGCLIWSSEDVERALTPKKMRLSRMNSQEEMTVQIKTGAREVSACPSKRRSHSMCLSDPDTAILIGGEASDQDSCKDSLWKLELDNDFWYPVSSSTSGPAPPCARGHSATYDPESKSIFVYGGLREGQRYSELYILNTLTWKWNLVKAKGNVPTLAYHSAAFYNKELFVFGGLNPIPSSGEKSCSNALYIFNPEFQLWYKPIVDGVKPLPRFGHSITLLSQRFVIFGGRKTATYLNDLHILDLGFMEYTAVKCGNMPPLPRGFHAALPVSDNRILVSGGCSAIGALRDVHVFNIDTNMWSSVASSELSLKPRAGHSMIDLTSSTTSAHSQTQRQDESVKVHCTLLVFGGSDCSGTFYNDTVKCTVEIPL
- the LOC144031969 gene encoding uncharacterized protein LOC144031969 isoform X5, which gives rise to MLNFYVLWSLRDAPRQFISKSNRRCFHVHVPLPLPKQLVIFGLGDWGCDGTTIDAEVVVSANVRPQNIGTLTSQDRCLTFEGDWSSDIVVEAAQLGRRGVYGKIVLTVCGQFQDQGSVLNSSTPRAQKCLFPELLNTADLSHTSHQSVANDTVTLNSSQLADSVCYGAIQVDKVDTSTSATGSKPSLWPTVRDRLSVNIVLDETPRRSVLSGRGCLIWSSEDVERALTPKKMRLSRMNSQEEMTVQIKTGAREVSACPSKRRSHSMCLSDPDTAILIGGEASDQDSCKDSLWKLELDNDFWYPVSSSTSGPAPPCARGHSATYDPESKSIFVYGGLREGQRYSELYILNTLTWKWNLVKELFVFGGLNPIPSSGEKSCSNALYIFNPEFQLWYKPIVDGVKPLPRFGHSITLLSQRFVIFGGRKTATYLNDLHILDLGFMEYTAVKCGNMPPLPRGFHAALPVSDNRILVSGGCSAIGALRDVHVFNIDTNMWSSVASSELSLKPRAGHSMIDLTSSTTSAHSQTQRQDESVKVHCTLLVFGGSDCSGTFYNDTVKCTVEIPL
- the LOC144031969 gene encoding uncharacterized protein LOC144031969 isoform X4, which encodes MLNFYVLWSLRDAPRQFISKSNRRCFHVHVPLPLPKQLVIFGLGDWGCDGTTIDAEVVVSANVRPQNIGTLTSQDRCLTFEGDWSSDIVVEAAQLGRRGVYGKIVLTVCGQFQDQGSVLNSSTPRAQKCLFPELLNTADLSHTSHQSVANDTVTLNSSQLADSVCYGAIQVDKVDTSTSATGSKPSLWPTDETPRRSVLSGRGCLIWSSEDVERALTPKKMRLSRMNSQEEMTVQIKTGAREVSACPSKRRSHSMCLSDPDTAILIGGEASDQDSCKDSLWKLELDNDFWYPVSSSTSGPAPPCARGHSATYDPESKSIFVYGGLREGQRYSELYILNTLTWKWNLVKAKGNVPTLAYHSAAFYNKELFVFGGLNPIPSSGEKSCSNALYIFNPEFQLWYKPIVDGVKPLPRFGHSITLLSQRFVIFGGRKTATYLNDLHILDLGFMEYTAVKCGNMPPLPRGFHAALPVSDNRILVSGGCSAIGALRDVHVFNIDTNMWSSVASSELSLKPRAGHSMIDLTSSTTSAHSQTQRQDESVKVHCTLLVFGGSDCSGTFYNDTVKCTVEIPL
- the LOC144031969 gene encoding uncharacterized protein LOC144031969 isoform X3, coding for MLNFYVLWSLRDAPRQFISKSNRRCFHVHVPLPLPKQLVIFGLGDWGCDGTTIDAEVVVSANVRPQNIGTLTSQDRCLTFEGDWSSDIVVEAAQLGRRGVYGKIVLTVCGQFQDQGSVLNSSTPRAQKCLFPELLNTADLSHTSHQSVANDTVTLNSSQLADSVCYGAIQVDKVDTSTSATGSKPSLWPTVRDRLSVNIVLDETPRRSVLSGRGCLIWSSEDVERALTPKKMRLSRMNSQEEMTVQIKTGAREVSACPSKRRSHSMCLSDPDTAILIGGEASDQDSCKDSLWKLELDNDFWYPVSSSTSGPAPPCARGHSATYDPESKSIFVYGGLREGQRYSELYILNTLTWKWNLVKAKGNVPTLAYHSAAFYNKELFVFGGLNPIPSSGEKSCSNALYIFNPEFQLWYKPIVDGVKPLPRFGFVIFGGRKTATYLNDLHILDLGFMEYTAVKCGNMPPLPRGFHAALPVSDNRILVSGGCSAIGALRDVHVFNIDTNMWSSVASSELSLKPRAGHSMIDLTSSTTSAHSQTQRQDESVKVHCTLLVFGGSDCSGTFYNDTVKCTVEIPL
- the LOC144031745 gene encoding coxsackievirus and adenovirus receptor homolog — protein: MVMMWCLLWPFILLGVLSSSGPIHTLEIRMDTTEYNATSGSDVKLDCKYYHTMNTVQRMEIEWTVAPEDENILWFTNGRLYPAQYKPLDGRVSFASTEYQNGDASIIIRNVRVADSKIYRCMVKNLPELDQKKVKLTVTEVDILPDLNSVKYIAIIAASTAGIFFSLLVLSCIIWYRKSKDIDIIVNL